One stretch of Amycolatopsis tolypomycina DNA includes these proteins:
- a CDS encoding FAD-dependent oxidoreductase — MSVAIAGGGPGGLLLGYLLARAGIEVTVLEARSDFDRDFRGDSLHPYTLELLDRLGLADDLLALDHFKARSFRFHTPHGVYRAADYDRLRTPFGYVALMPQVRFLDFLAERASAFPSFTLRTNAKVTGLIEDDGTVTGVRHRGGELAASVVIGADGRFSTVRRLAGLEARSLGATTDLLWFRLPRSAADPPDADLDLYFGRDSYVGVLGGVRDWQVGYSIEKGAYPAVRERGVEPIRAFLRERVPWLADRAHLLADFSQTTLLSVDISRVADWHRPGLLLLGDAAHVISPVGGNGILMAVQDAVAAANRLVPAFRRGGVTPADLAGVQADRIRAIERVQADQVRVERRAAAARARGRGTAPPKLLKYVFAVPAVRTRGARGNAYGPFPPQLDESLFAS, encoded by the coding sequence GTGAGCGTCGCGATCGCCGGCGGCGGCCCCGGCGGGCTGCTGCTCGGCTACCTGCTCGCCCGGGCCGGCATCGAGGTCACCGTGCTGGAGGCGCGCTCGGACTTCGACCGCGACTTCCGCGGCGACTCGCTGCACCCGTACACCCTCGAACTGCTCGACCGCCTGGGCCTGGCCGACGACCTGCTCGCACTCGACCACTTCAAGGCGCGCTCGTTCCGCTTCCACACCCCGCACGGCGTCTACCGCGCCGCCGACTACGACCGCCTCCGGACGCCGTTCGGCTACGTCGCGCTCATGCCCCAGGTGCGGTTCCTCGACTTCCTCGCCGAGCGGGCGAGCGCGTTCCCGTCGTTCACGCTGCGGACCAACGCCAAGGTCACCGGGCTCATCGAAGACGACGGCACGGTGACCGGCGTCCGCCACCGCGGCGGCGAGCTGGCCGCCTCCGTCGTGATCGGCGCCGACGGCCGGTTCTCCACGGTGCGGCGCCTGGCCGGCCTCGAAGCCCGGTCCCTCGGGGCGACCACCGACCTGCTGTGGTTCCGGCTGCCGCGGTCGGCCGCCGACCCGCCGGACGCGGACCTCGACCTCTACTTCGGGCGGGACTCCTACGTCGGCGTGCTCGGCGGCGTCCGGGACTGGCAGGTCGGCTACAGCATCGAGAAGGGGGCATACCCGGCCGTGCGCGAACGCGGCGTCGAGCCGATCCGCGCGTTCCTCCGCGAGCGCGTGCCGTGGCTGGCCGACCGGGCCCACCTGCTGGCGGACTTCTCGCAGACGACGCTGCTGTCGGTGGACATCTCCCGGGTGGCCGACTGGCACCGCCCGGGCCTGCTGCTGCTCGGCGACGCCGCGCACGTGATCTCCCCGGTCGGCGGCAACGGCATCCTGATGGCGGTCCAGGACGCCGTCGCCGCGGCGAACCGGCTGGTCCCGGCCTTCCGCCGGGGCGGCGTCACGCCCGCGGACCTCGCGGGCGTGCAGGCGGACCGGATCCGCGCGATCGAGCGCGTTCAGGCCGACCAGGTGCGCGTCGAGCGGCGGGCGGCCGCCGCCCGGGCCCGCGGCCGCGGCACCGCGCCACCCAAACTGCTCAAGTACGTGTTCGCCGTCCCGGCCGTGCGCACCCGCGGGGCGCGCGGCAACGCCTACGGGCCCTTCCCGCCTCAGCTCGACGAATCCCTCTTCGCGTCGTAG
- a CDS encoding DUF4383 domain-containing protein, which translates to MTASEPETRAPRRGPAPVQGMGMLIGLLFLVLAALELMAGVPDGGGPRVLFGVLAVSGVWTLVHLLTGAAAVFCTRSSCWAARFLVVAGACYAVVGLAGLLPLPHAITDTLPLNTAGVCLDLALGTGMLILGAGWLRRRPEQPR; encoded by the coding sequence ATGACGGCCAGCGAACCCGAGACCAGGGCGCCCCGGCGGGGCCCCGCCCCCGTGCAGGGCATGGGCATGCTGATCGGCCTGCTCTTCCTCGTGCTGGCCGCACTGGAGCTGATGGCCGGGGTGCCGGACGGCGGTGGCCCGCGGGTGCTGTTCGGCGTGCTCGCCGTGTCCGGGGTGTGGACGCTGGTGCACCTGCTGACCGGCGCCGCCGCGGTGTTCTGCACCCGGTCCTCGTGCTGGGCCGCCCGGTTCCTGGTCGTGGCCGGCGCCTGCTACGCCGTGGTGGGCCTGGCCGGGCTGCTCCCGCTGCCGCACGCCATCACCGACACGCTGCCGCTGAACACCGCGGGCGTCTGCCTCGACCTGGCCCTCGGCACCGGGATGCTCATCCTCGGCGCGGGCTGGCTGCGGCGCCGGCCGGAACAGCCCCGCTGA
- a CDS encoding SRPBCC family protein: MTEYRHSATADIPADELFAFLSHPENLPRYFPEMKVAEPKGGDSVHVEAEVHGERVAGEAWLHTDPATRSLKWGAEGPDDYHGELRIADDGPASSQITVTLHSVREADGNEVQQGLERTVAAMTHAASADADVEAAEGQGGWTSYDAKRDSSS; this comes from the coding sequence ATGACCGAGTACCGCCACAGCGCGACCGCCGACATCCCCGCGGACGAGCTGTTCGCGTTCCTGAGCCACCCCGAGAACCTGCCGCGCTACTTCCCGGAGATGAAGGTCGCCGAGCCGAAGGGCGGGGACAGCGTCCACGTCGAGGCCGAGGTGCACGGCGAGCGCGTCGCGGGGGAGGCGTGGCTGCACACCGACCCGGCGACGCGGTCGCTGAAGTGGGGTGCGGAGGGCCCCGACGACTACCACGGCGAGCTGCGCATCGCCGACGACGGCCCGGCGTCCTCGCAGATCACCGTGACGCTGCACAGCGTCCGCGAAGCCGACGGCAACGAGGTCCAGCAGGGCCTCGAGCGCACGGTCGCCGCCATGACGCACGCCGCGTCCGCCGACGCCGACGTCGAGGCGGCCGAAGGCCAGGGCGGCTGGACGTCCTACGACGCGAAGAGGGATTCGTCGAGCTGA
- a CDS encoding glycosyltransferase 87 family protein: MTGGAAVRARLGNRYVLLGAQLLVPAAVLVSYNGGRWRFPAYRVDLDVYRLGSGALLHGQALYGTLPPTGDGQFLLFTYPPFAAIVLAPLAVLPYWAACLALTLLTLGALAAVVVTVLRALGARCDWRRVAVLLLAAELLEPVLRTLYAGQIDLLLLALVVLDVLVDTPRWPRGLLIGLAAAIKLTPAVFLLYFLLRRDTRAAVTAGVTFLAATALGFLLAGADSVRYWTGALWDTGRVGEPTYAGNQSLLGLPAKAGVPPEARTAWWLPLVAVVLVLTVLGVRRALAAGERTIALGLNALGGLLVSPISWTHHWVWAVVVLLGWAELARRTRRRGVAVLAGTGAVLFVAGPQWWWPRGGEVERHWSVLQQLTGNGYVLFALALLVTAVLVRFPRPEGEPLSGAVPAGAAASPRRG; encoded by the coding sequence ATGACAGGGGGAGCGGCCGTGCGGGCCAGGCTGGGGAACCGATACGTCCTGCTCGGGGCGCAGTTGCTGGTGCCGGCCGCGGTGCTCGTGTCGTACAACGGCGGCCGGTGGCGGTTCCCGGCCTACCGCGTCGACCTCGACGTCTACCGGCTCGGCTCGGGCGCGCTGCTGCACGGCCAGGCCCTGTACGGCACGCTGCCGCCGACCGGCGACGGCCAGTTCCTGCTCTTCACCTACCCGCCGTTCGCGGCGATCGTGCTGGCCCCGCTGGCGGTGCTGCCGTACTGGGCCGCGTGCCTCGCGCTCACCCTGCTCACCCTCGGCGCGCTGGCCGCGGTCGTGGTGACCGTGCTGCGGGCGCTCGGCGCGCGCTGCGACTGGCGGCGGGTGGCGGTGCTGCTGCTCGCGGCCGAGCTGCTGGAGCCGGTGCTGCGCACGCTGTACGCCGGCCAGATCGACCTGCTGCTGCTGGCGCTCGTCGTGCTGGACGTCCTGGTGGACACCCCGCGGTGGCCGCGGGGCCTGCTGATCGGCCTCGCCGCCGCGATCAAGCTGACGCCGGCGGTGTTCCTGCTGTACTTCCTGCTCCGCCGGGACACCCGGGCCGCGGTCACGGCGGGGGTGACGTTCCTGGCCGCGACGGCGCTGGGCTTCCTGCTCGCCGGCGCGGACTCGGTCCGGTACTGGACGGGCGCCCTGTGGGACACCGGCCGCGTCGGCGAGCCGACCTACGCCGGCAACCAGTCGCTGCTCGGGCTGCCGGCCAAGGCCGGGGTGCCGCCGGAGGCCCGGACGGCGTGGTGGCTGCCGCTCGTCGCGGTGGTCCTGGTGCTGACGGTGCTGGGCGTGCGGCGGGCGCTGGCCGCGGGGGAGCGGACCATCGCGCTGGGCCTGAACGCGCTCGGCGGGCTGCTGGTCTCGCCGATCTCCTGGACCCACCACTGGGTCTGGGCGGTGGTCGTCCTGCTCGGCTGGGCCGAGCTGGCCCGCCGCACGCGCCGCCGCGGGGTGGCGGTCCTGGCCGGGACGGGCGCGGTGCTGTTCGTCGCCGGGCCGCAGTGGTGGTGGCCTCGCGGCGGGGAGGTGGAACGGCACTGGTCGGTCCTGCAGCAGCTCACCGGAAACGGCTACGTCCTGTTCGCGCTCGCGCTGCTCGTCACCGCGGTGCTGGTGCGGTTCCCGCGGCCGGAGGGCGAGCCGCTCAGCGGGGCTGTTCCGGCCGGCGCCGCAGCCAGCCCGCGCCGAGGATGA
- a CDS encoding acyltransferase family protein produces MPISSKIHANPNTGFAWLRMIGAITVIVDHSMPLLHPQRLTIFPASWHMSPGYIALMGFFAMSGYQIQDSWARDPSWWRFAARRLLRIMPPLVVVLLVTVFVIGPLVTTWPAHDYWTHIQTWRYLVGTTVLFYLQHDLPGVFANNPYPFSVNGALWTLPMELLGYGLVLVAGVIVLIGVPRWFLFLVLGGMVYTDSVLRATFEYHGAGGSLLTVPVGSTVSFLVPFVIGVVLHAYRDRIPLKPWVALVLFGAYLGLSQTPASRYALALSAAYGAITLATHWPRKLEVAAPYVYGSYGTYIWGFPIQQLLILAGVRHVWLLILLAVPLAYAVGQLSWNYVEKPTQRLRRHLRPPAPVRRPVAAPPQLPATAAAPLRRS; encoded by the coding sequence GTGCCGATCTCGTCGAAAATTCACGCCAATCCCAACACCGGTTTCGCGTGGCTGCGGATGATCGGCGCGATCACGGTCATCGTCGACCACAGCATGCCGCTGCTGCACCCGCAGCGGCTGACGATCTTCCCCGCGTCCTGGCACATGTCACCCGGCTACATCGCGCTGATGGGCTTCTTCGCGATGAGCGGCTACCAGATCCAGGACAGCTGGGCGCGCGATCCGTCGTGGTGGCGCTTCGCCGCGCGGCGGCTGCTGCGGATCATGCCGCCGCTGGTCGTGGTGCTGCTGGTGACGGTGTTCGTGATCGGCCCGCTGGTGACGACCTGGCCGGCCCACGACTACTGGACGCACATCCAGACCTGGCGCTACCTCGTCGGCACGACCGTGCTGTTCTACCTGCAGCACGACCTGCCCGGGGTGTTCGCGAACAACCCGTACCCGTTCTCGGTGAACGGCGCGCTCTGGACGCTGCCGATGGAGCTGCTCGGCTACGGGCTGGTGCTGGTGGCCGGCGTGATCGTGCTGATCGGCGTGCCGCGCTGGTTCCTGTTCCTCGTCCTCGGCGGCATGGTCTACACCGACAGCGTGCTGCGGGCGACGTTCGAGTACCACGGCGCGGGCGGTTCGCTGCTGACCGTCCCGGTCGGCTCGACGGTGTCGTTCCTGGTGCCCTTCGTCATCGGGGTGGTGCTGCACGCCTACCGTGACCGGATCCCGCTGAAGCCGTGGGTGGCGCTCGTCCTGTTCGGCGCCTACCTCGGGCTGAGCCAGACGCCGGCGAGCCGGTACGCGCTGGCGCTCAGCGCGGCGTACGGCGCCATCACGCTCGCGACGCACTGGCCGCGGAAGCTGGAGGTCGCCGCCCCGTACGTCTACGGCAGCTACGGCACCTACATCTGGGGCTTCCCGATCCAGCAGCTGCTCATCCTCGCCGGGGTGCGGCACGTGTGGCTGCTGATCCTGCTCGCCGTCCCCCTCGCCTACGCCGTCGGGCAGCTGTCGTGGAACTACGTCGAGAAGCCGACGCAGCGGCTGCGCCGTCACCTCCGGCCGCCCGCGCCGGTCCGCCGCCCGGTGGCCGCGCCGCCGCAGCTGCCCGCCACGGCGGCCGCCCCGCTGCGGAGATCTTGA
- a CDS encoding cysteine desulfurase-like protein gives MTYDVQRIRAHFPALDGGAAHFDGPGGSQVPDVVGQAVAETLCAAIANRGVVTAAERRASTVVAEARAAAADLLAADPAGVVFGRSMTQLTYDFSRTLAQKWGPGDEVVVTRLDHDANIRPWVQAAAAAGATVRWADFDPATGELAPLGGLLSDRTRLVAVTAASNLLGTRPDIPAIAAEVHAAGALLYVDGVHLTPHAAVDVPALGADFFACSPYKFLGPHLGLLAAAPALLESLHPDKLLPSTNAVPERFELGTLPYELLAGTTAAIDFLAGLVPGTGSRRSRLLASMAGLEEHENALLARLDAGLASLPGVTRYGAPERHRTPTVLFSVEGVPSRAVYEHLGAQGVNAPAGSFYALECSRRLGLGDAGAVRAGIAPYTTEDDVDRLLAGAESLDRG, from the coding sequence GTGACCTACGACGTTCAGCGCATCCGCGCGCACTTCCCCGCCCTCGACGGCGGCGCCGCCCACTTCGACGGACCGGGCGGCTCGCAGGTCCCCGACGTGGTCGGGCAGGCGGTGGCCGAGACGCTCTGCGCGGCGATCGCCAACCGCGGCGTCGTCACGGCGGCCGAGCGGCGGGCGAGCACGGTCGTCGCCGAGGCGCGCGCGGCCGCCGCCGACCTGCTGGCCGCCGACCCGGCCGGCGTCGTCTTCGGCCGCAGCATGACCCAGCTGACCTACGACTTCTCCCGCACGCTGGCCCAGAAGTGGGGCCCGGGCGACGAAGTCGTGGTGACCCGCCTCGACCACGACGCGAACATCCGCCCGTGGGTCCAGGCCGCCGCGGCGGCCGGCGCCACGGTCCGCTGGGCCGACTTCGACCCGGCGACGGGCGAGCTCGCGCCGCTCGGCGGGCTGCTGTCGGACCGCACGCGGCTGGTCGCGGTGACGGCGGCGTCGAACCTGCTGGGCACCCGCCCGGACATCCCGGCGATCGCGGCGGAGGTCCACGCCGCGGGCGCGCTGCTGTACGTCGACGGCGTCCACCTGACCCCGCACGCGGCGGTCGACGTCCCGGCGCTCGGAGCCGACTTCTTCGCGTGCTCGCCGTACAAGTTCCTGGGCCCGCACCTCGGGCTGCTGGCGGCGGCCCCGGCGTTGCTGGAGTCGTTGCACCCGGACAAGCTGCTGCCGTCGACCAACGCGGTCCCGGAGCGCTTCGAGCTGGGCACGCTGCCGTACGAGCTGCTGGCAGGCACGACCGCGGCGATCGACTTCCTCGCCGGGCTGGTGCCGGGCACGGGTTCGCGGCGGTCGCGGCTGCTGGCGTCGATGGCGGGGTTGGAGGAGCACGAGAACGCCCTTCTGGCCCGGCTCGACGCGGGTCTGGCGTCGCTGCCGGGGGTCACGCGGTACGGGGCGCCGGAGCGGCATCGGACGCCGACGGTGCTGTTTTCGGTGGAAGGGGTGCCATCGCGGGCGGTGTACGAACACCTCGGGGCGCAGGGGGTGAACGCGCCGGCGGGGAGTTTCTACGCACTCGAGTGCTCACGGCGGCTGGGGCTGGGTGACGCCGGGGCGGTGCGGGCGGGGATCGCGCCGTACACGACGGAGGACGATGTCGACCGGCTCCTGGCCGGGGCCGAGTCGCTTGACCGCGGCTGA